The region CTAAGCCTATACCAAATAGTGGATTCGCTTTTGTTTCGTCTACCATCCTTTTATATAAATAATCTCTACCACTTAAATGTAAATCATCTTGTAAGAATAGTTGTATGCTCCTACTATGTATTCCAAACCTTAATAAAAAATTATATAAATTTTCCAATATAGTATCTAGAAATAGTAAAAAAGTAATTATAAGTGCTATAATTATTAGATACATTAATATTGTTTTAAAATTTAGCTTTTTTTTCGTAGTAATAAACTTTAATATAATAAAAACTCCAATACACATGATAGCCCCTCTAGAACCTACCGCTAAAATAATAAGAAGTGATATTAAAACAACAATTAATGATTTAAAATTAAACTTTTCTATGATTTTATCCATATACACTATAGTTGGTAACAACATATAATAGGATAAAGACATACTATAAGTACCAACAGAAGCTCTATTTGAAAATACTAGTACTCCAATAATAAACCCAACAATAAAAACTATTAAACTTGTTTTTTTCATTACATCCTTTAATACATTCCAATCATTAATACTATAACTATAAATTAAAGATGGGAGACTAGTAAAAAAGAATGGAAATATAATTGTCTTCAGATAAACCCAATTCTCTCTAAAAAAAATATAATTTAGTAAAAATATAAAAATTGATATAAAATAGGCAATCACAAATTTAAACTTATTTCTTTTTAATACTGTTGGTAAAACTATAATGTAGAAAAGCCCTACAATTATCTTCGATAAAATTTGTATTCTATTACCATTAAATGTACCTATTAAATTAAAGTAAATAAGTATTAAGTATTGTATTGTTAATATAACAAAAGATGACATAATTGCTATACTAATCTTTTTATCTTCTAATATACTTTTATTTAAACTTTTTTGTAATGTTTCAGTCATAGTTATCCTCACTTATATTAATAAATAATATTTGTTTTACTACATTCAAGATATATATTTAAATACTCTTTAGCTATCTTATCCCAATCAAATCTATCAACTTTTTCTATACAATTATTTGAAATAACTTCATAATCATTTAAAATATCTTTAATCTTCTCAACTATTTCCTCTGACGAATCATATTGAACTGAATATCCAACTTCCCCTTCGTCAAATTGTCCATCAAACCCTTGCTCTCTTGTATAAATTATTGGTAATCCTTGAGACATTGCTTCTGCATATACAAGGCCAAAGGTTTCATGTTTTGAAGGCATTACAAAAATATCTGAATCTTTATAATAATTTATTAAATCTTCTTTTTGACAATAAGGTATATACTCAATAAATAAATATTTTTTAATAAAATCATTATATTTTTTATCTGTTATCTTTCCTATTATCTTATAGCTTATTTCACAACCTTGTTCTATTAAACGTTCACAGACCATTATAGTAGTTTCTATATTCTTGTTAGTATCAACATTCCCTGCATAAATAAGCTTTATTTTATTGTCTTTATGTGTATTTCTATCTTTAAACTTGTTTTTTAACCAAAACTCATCTATACCATTTGGTATGACTACAGATTTTTTTTCTATTTCCTTTTTATATTTATCAGGAATAAATTTATTTATAGTATATTTCTTATATGGCTCAGATATAAATATAACTTTCTGTGCATTTTTTAATATATTTACACCCATTACTCTTAAGTGTATCATCTTGTCAAAGAATACATTTAGATCTGTATTTCTAACTGCCACTATATATGGTATGTTATACTCTTGATTCAATTTATACGCTATGTATCCATTTGAAAATAAAGAATGTGCATGCATTATATCATATTTTTTAAACTCCATTTTACTCTTTATATCGTTTAAAACTTTAGTATGCTTTACATGAAAGAATAATCTATCAAATTTATTGTAACATTTAGATATATAAATATTTGATGGATACTCTTCTTTTGTCTTATAACTTTTATCTATAAAAACATACGCATCTTCGTCTATATTGAGTTTTTCTAAAGAATCAAATAGTCTTTGATACAATTTAGATGTAACATAATATGAACAGATTTGTAAAATTTTAATTTAAATCATCCCCAGTTAAAATAATTTTACAATTATAAACTCCAATAAGAATATCCTTTTTTCTCACATTCTTTTCTGTCTAATATATGTTTAATATCTATTATAACTTTATCATCAGTTTTATATAGTTTGTCCAAAAATTTAAATCCATAACCTTCCTTAAAATCATTATGTGCTACAGCTAATACTACACAATTTAAATTATTTATTTCTTCCTTTTCTACTAAATGTATTCCATACTCCCTATACACTTCATCTTTATCTGCTACAGGATCATGTACCACTACATCAATACCATATTCTTCTAACTCTTCAATAATATCTACCACCTTAGTATTCCTTACGTCTGGACAATTTTCTTTAAAAGTAATGCCAAAAATTGCTACCCTAGAACCTTTTATTGACTGTTCTGCCTGAATCATTTTCTTTATTACATTACTAGCAACATACTTCCCCATGTCATCATTAATTTTTCTCCCGGCAAGAATTATTTGTGAATGATAACCTAACTGTTCTGCTTTATACACAAAATAATATGGATCAACGCCTATGCAATGACCTCCAACTAAACCTGGTGTAAAGTTAAGAAAGTTCCACTTTGTTCCTGCAGCTTCTAAAACGGCTTTTGTGTCAATACCCATTTTATTAAACACCATAGCAAGTTCATTCATAAATGCAATGTTTATATCTCTTTGAGAGTTTTCAATAACTTTTGCAGCTTCTGCTATCTTTATTGATTCTGCTTTATGAATTCCTGCTTTTATAATTGAAACATATACTTTTGAAATGATTTCAAGAGCTTCTTCGTCTGATCCAGAAACTATTTTTATTATTTTAGTTAATGTATTTACATTATCTCCAGGATTAATACGTTCTGGAGAATATCCAACTTTAAAATCAACTCCAATTTTTAAACCTGATTCTTTTTCAAGTATAGGAACACAAATTTCTTCTGTAGTACCTGGATATACTGTAGATTCATAAACTACTATAGAGCCTTTTGTAAGATTTCTGCCTACAGTTTTACTTGCATTAATAACTGGATCTAAATTAGGTGTTTTATCATGATTGATTGGAGTAGGCACCGCAATTATATGAAACCTGGCGTCTTTTAATTTGTATTCATCATCAGTAAAAGTCATAGTAGTATTTTTTACAGCTTTATCTCCAACTTCATTTGTTACATCAATACCATTTAAATATTTATCTAATTTCTTCTCATTTATATCAAATCCAACTACATCATATTTTTTTGCAAATTCAATTGCTAAAGGTAAGCCAACATATCCAAGACCAATAACTGATATTTTTTCTTCTTTATTCATAATTTTATTAAATAAGTCCATTTTATCTCGCCTCAATTCTTTCCTTTCTACCTACTACCTTCACCTAATAGCTCATAATTAAATCCCTTATCTTCGACATCATCTCTATCTAAAAAATCCCTTGTATCAAATAAAATTGTATTCCTCATTACTCTACCCATATCACTTAAAGGCAAAGTTTTAAATATATCATGATTTACAGCTAATAGTATCAAGTCACTTTCTTTTGAAGCATCTATTAAATCTTTAGCTTGATACTTATATTCCTTTACGTGAGGGTCATATACACTTATTTCATAATCATCTCTCTGCTCTAATAAATCAATAAGTTTTACAATAGGACTTTCTCTCATATCATCTATATTAGGTTTATATGTAATCCCTAGAATAGTTACTTTTTTAGTTCCTTTTATATCTTTCAAAATCTCATTTATTCTATTTAATACGTGTTGTGGCATACTATCATTAGTTTTTCTTGATAACTCAATAATTTTAGCCAATTCAGGATTTTTCTCTATGATAAACCAAGGATCTACTGCTAAACAATGTCCTCCTACTCCTGGCCCTGGTTGATGAAGATTAACTCTTGGATGTTTATTACATAGTTCAATTACTTCCCATGCATTAATTCCAGCCTTTTCACATATCTTTGCTAATTCATTTGCTAATGCTATATTTACATCTCTATAAGTATTTTCCATAGTCTTACACATTTCAGCTATAGTAGCAGTAGTAAGATATATCTCTCCATTAACAAAAATCTTATATAAATCTCTTATCTTTTCAGCAGATTCTCTATTGATTCCACCAACAATTCTATTATTATTAACTAATTCCCATAATATTTTGCCTGGAAGAACTCTTTCTGGAGAATGGCCTACATATAGTTCTTCCCCAATTTTAAGTCCTGACTTTTCTAGTATAGGTACAAGTAATTCTTCTACTGTTCCTGTTGGAGATGTTGACTCTAATATAACTAGATTTCCTTTTTTAAGATATGGTACTATCATTTCTGCTGCCGAAATAACGCAACCCATATCAGCTTTTTTATCTTCTGTAATTGGTGTTGGTACTGAAATAATAAATACATCTGCTTCATGTGGCTTTGTATCTGCTTTTAGATGTTCAGATCTAACTGCAGCTTGTACCATAATATCCAAATAAGGTTCCTCAATAATAATTTCTCCTCTATTTAATGCATTTACAACTTTTTCATTTACATCTACACCTATTACTTTACATCCATGAGTAGCAAACATAGCACTTGTTGGTAACCCGATGTAGCCTAGCCCTATAACACATATTTTTTTTCTTAACATTTTAACACCTCTGACTATTCGATTTATTTAGATTTAACATAACATGATTCAATTACATTTAAAAATTGCTCTGCTATCTTTCTATTAGTATGATTCTCCTCTACATATTTTCTTCCGCTTTCTCCATATTCTATTCCTAACTTATCTATATTGTTGTAAATATATCTTATTGTATTCGCTAAATTTTCTGGATCTCCTGGTTTAATTGTAATCCCCGCTTTTGCTTTATCTATTAAACTATCTCTAACACTTGAAGCAAAAATTATAGGTTTCCCTGAAGCCATGTAATCATAAAATTTATTTTTACTTATCCCATATTTAAAAGCTTTTCTATCTTCAAGTCCGCAAAATAGTATTTTTGATTTCTTTAATATAACTGGAATTACACTTTTAGGCTGTTTTTCTATCATAATAACATTGTCTAACTCTTCTTTATGTATTATATTTTGTAGTTTGTCCCTTTCTCGTCCACTACCAACAA is a window of Anaerosalibacter sp. Marseille-P3206 DNA encoding:
- a CDS encoding O-antigen ligase family protein, whose product is MTETLQKSLNKSILEDKKISIAIMSSFVILTIQYLILIYFNLIGTFNGNRIQILSKIIVGLFYIIVLPTVLKRNKFKFVIAYFISIFIFLLNYIFFRENWVYLKTIIFPFFFTSLPSLIYSYSINDWNVLKDVMKKTSLIVFIVGFIIGVLVFSNRASVGTYSMSLSYYMLLPTIVYMDKIIEKFNFKSLIVVLISLLIILAVGSRGAIMCIGVFIILKFITTKKKLNFKTILMYLIIIALIITFLLFLDTILENLYNFLLRFGIHSRSIQLFLQDDLHLSGRDYLYKRMVDETKANPLFGIGLAGDRAIMNGYVHNLILELIGNFGLIVGVLIITFLGVITFKVLFSKNKKVSGFMAIWFCIGVVHLMVSSSYLIDFKFWIFLGLSLRATFDKNHVIYKKNNVKFYKEQDYE
- a CDS encoding nucleotide sugar dehydrogenase yields the protein MDLFNKIMNKEEKISVIGLGYVGLPLAIEFAKKYDVVGFDINEKKLDKYLNGIDVTNEVGDKAVKNTTMTFTDDEYKLKDARFHIIAVPTPINHDKTPNLDPVINASKTVGRNLTKGSIVVYESTVYPGTTEEICVPILEKESGLKIGVDFKVGYSPERINPGDNVNTLTKIIKIVSGSDEEALEIISKVYVSIIKAGIHKAESIKIAEAAKVIENSQRDINIAFMNELAMVFNKMGIDTKAVLEAAGTKWNFLNFTPGLVGGHCIGVDPYYFVYKAEQLGYHSQIILAGRKINDDMGKYVASNVIKKMIQAEQSIKGSRVAIFGITFKENCPDVRNTKVVDIIEELEEYGIDVVVHDPVADKDEVYREYGIHLVEKEEINNLNCVVLAVAHNDFKEGYGFKFLDKLYKTDDKVIIDIKHILDRKECEKKGYSYWSL
- a CDS encoding nucleotide sugar dehydrogenase; translated protein: MLRKKICVIGLGYIGLPTSAMFATHGCKVIGVDVNEKVVNALNRGEIIIEEPYLDIMVQAAVRSEHLKADTKPHEADVFIISVPTPITEDKKADMGCVISAAEMIVPYLKKGNLVILESTSPTGTVEELLVPILEKSGLKIGEELYVGHSPERVLPGKILWELVNNNRIVGGINRESAEKIRDLYKIFVNGEIYLTTATIAEMCKTMENTYRDVNIALANELAKICEKAGINAWEVIELCNKHPRVNLHQPGPGVGGHCLAVDPWFIIEKNPELAKIIELSRKTNDSMPQHVLNRINEILKDIKGTKKVTILGITYKPNIDDMRESPIVKLIDLLEQRDDYEISVYDPHVKEYKYQAKDLIDASKESDLILLAVNHDIFKTLPLSDMGRVMRNTILFDTRDFLDRDDVEDKGFNYELLGEGSR
- a CDS encoding glycosyltransferase family 4 protein, with amino-acid sequence MYQRLFDSLEKLNIDEDAYVFIDKSYKTKEEYPSNIYISKCYNKFDRLFFHVKHTKVLNDIKSKMEFKKYDIMHAHSLFSNGYIAYKLNQEYNIPYIVAVRNTDLNVFFDKMIHLRVMGVNILKNAQKVIFISEPYKKYTINKFIPDKYKKEIEKKSVVIPNGIDEFWLKNKFKDRNTHKDNKIKLIYAGNVDTNKNIETTIMVCERLIEQGCEISYKIIGKITDKKYNDFIKKYLFIEYIPYCQKEDLINYYKDSDIFVMPSKHETFGLVYAEAMSQGLPIIYTREQGFDGQFDEGEVGYSVQYDSSEEIVEKIKDILNDYEVISNNCIEKVDRFDWDKIAKEYLNIYLECSKTNIIY